From Pleurocapsa sp. PCC 7319:
ATACAGCCTCTCAACAAAGGAAGTTTGACGTATCTATTGAGGGAGAACAAGTAATTGATGGGTTAGATATCTATGCCTCAACTAAAAATGCCTTTGACCCTGGTCACGACAAAGCTTATGTAGCCAGCATAGCTCCAGTTCAGATAATCGACGGTATTTTAGATTTAGATTTAAATGCCACCATTAATAATGCCAAAATTTCTGGAATTGAAATTATTCCTTTAGCTGGCTCTCAAATTATTATTCAAGAAACTCAAGGTTCCACATTAGTCAAAGAAAATGGTAATGGAGATAGCTATTCTTTGACCTTAACTGAACAACCCACCAGTAATGTTGTAATTAATATTGACCCCAATAACTTACTGACAACCGATAAATCTCAGATTGTATTTACACCTGAAAATTGGAGTACATCTCAAACAGTTATCGTCAGTGCTGATAATAATAATCAAGCAAGCGGTACTAAATTTTCATCCATTAGTCACAGTGTTGTCAGCGCGGATAGCACTTACGATGGCTATAACTTACCGGAACTCTCGGTAGAAATTAGTGATGACGATGTTGTTCCAGTTAAATTCAGTCAAAAAACTATTGCCACTGATGTCGATCCAAGCCCTTACACTGGATCAACAGTCGGAAATTGGGGTCCTGATGGTCGTCTTTATGTAGGTACTTATAGCGGTGTTATTAAAGCCTACACTTTCGACGATAATTACAACATAACTGATACGGAGGTAATCGATACCCTAGTTGGTCAATCTAATTCCAACATCTTAGGTATTGCTTTTAATCCTTTTGACAGCTCTGAAAACCCTCAAATCTATGTATCTCATAGTCAGCTATTTGCTAACAATAATGGAAAAGGCTTCCCCACAACTGAATTGTCTACCTACAGTGGTCAAGTTTCAGTACTCAGTGGAAATAACTTCTCTAATCTAGATCCCTTAATCACTGGATTACCTGTTTCTAATCACGATCACGGTGTCAACGATCTGATCTTTGATAACAATGGAAATTTATATATTGCAGTTGGAGGTAACACCAACGCAGGTATCACCAACGACAAAATAGGTGGTATCCCTGAATCTCCTCTCTCCGCAGCAGTATTAAAGGCAGAAATCACTAAGCCGGATTTCAACGGTAATATTAAATACAATTTGGTGACTGATATCGATCCAGATAATTATGATGATTTACCAAATGATTTTGACCCCAACACAGATCTTGATTTTGACCCCGCACAAAGTCAAGTGTTTGGAGATCTGGTAGAAGTTGTACCAGGTGTAGATGTTTCCGTCTACTCGAGCGGATTAAGAAATACATTCAGTCTCCTTTTGACCACAAATGATTTGATTTATGGGGTAGAAAATGGGGCTAATGGCTCATTTGGAGATGTGTCTACTTCAGCTACTACCCAAGAGCCATTCCCAGCTAACAAACATGCTGATGAGTTAAATCTACTTGAAGAAAACGGATACTATGGTTTTGCCAATCGCAGTCGTGGTATCTACGATGATAGACAAAATGTTTATCATGGTCCTTCTGAAACTAGTAATAGTGAATACACTGCACCTTTAACTACTTTAATTTCATCATCTAATGGTCTGGATGAGTATCGCTCTAATTCATTTGGTGGTCAGTTAAAAGGAGACTTACTCGTTCAAAAATTTAATGGTAAGGTATCATTTATCTCTCTTTCAGAAGATGGGACTCAAGTGGAGAACAAGCAAGAATTGAACAATGTGGCAGATGGTCTAGATGTCTTTGCTGCACCAAGAGGTGCAATTGTTGGGGTTGACTTCTTTGAAGATAAAATCACAGTAGCACTACCTGATGATGCTTCCATCAGTGATGACCCAACCGCTTTAGACATATTTCCTTGGAGAGCTCCCGCAACTGGTGGTAACTTGTTTGTTATTGGTGGAGATAACTTCGGTGACATCAATAATACAACTGTTACCATCGGTGGAGAAGTTGCACAACTATCTTCTGTATCCGATGGCTTAATTTACGGAAATTTACCAACCTTTGATAATCCTTCTGGCGATTTTGTAGATGTAGTGGTTGAAAGTGTTGGTCAGATTTCTGTCCTTGATGATGCTTTCCTTGCTCTAGCGTAGATAACATAAAACAGAAAAAGGTTTGTTAAAACCCCCTATAAATAATTATTGTAGAGACGTATTTTGGTACGTCTCTATGTGATTTCAAGGTCTTATACGAAATCTTTGAAACTCAATAGCAATAGCTTTAGCGTTCTCAGTCTTTTACCTAAGTAAGTTTAAGAGCTGACAGCTGACATCTTTTAAAGGTAAACTACTAACAATGTCCAGATTTTACTGGTTTATAAATAATACAGTTACGACCTTTAAGTTTGGCATCATATAAAGCATTGTCAGCAGCTGAAATTAAAGTATGAGGCGACGAGCTAGTATCAGGAATAATGCTAGAAACTCCTAAGCTTAGACTGATAATCTGATCTACTTGAGATGAATGATGAAGTATCTGCAGGTCTTGAATTTGTTCTTGAATTTCTTCGGCTACTGTAATTGCACCTTGTCCTTTCGTATGTGGCAAAATGACAGCAAATTCTTCTCCACCATAGCGAAACGCAATATCAGCAGGGCGTTTGACAGCTCGTTCTATCGCTTGAGCAACTTCGTAAAGACAATTATCTCCTGCTTGGTGTCCATAGGTATCATTGTAAGCTTTGAAATAGTCTACATCACAAAGAATTAATGATAAATATTCTTGGTCGCGAGCGCATCGTGACCATTCTTGAGTAAAATATTCATCAAAACGACGGCGATTAGCTATTTGAGTCAGACTATCAATGTTGGCTTGGTAAGTTAACCGTAAATTGGCTTTTTTAAGAGTGATTTCTATTTGCTTGCGATCGCTGATATCTCTAAAAGTCATCGCAAAACCATCTCCTAATTTTACGGCAACGATCTGAAACCAAGCAGTTAAGGATGAAGATTTATAATAATACTCTTGTTCTAATACAGTACAAGTTTCTACTACCTGGACAAATAAGTTAAATAGTCCATCAAATAAATGACCAGGAGATTCCTCGACAAACAATCTTTTTCCTTTAAGACTTTCAGTTGTGCCCCCTACAGTCATTGCTGCTACGGGATTAGCAATTAACCAACGAAAATCGGTAATTTGACCCTGGCGATCGCGAATTGCTTCAAAAGCAGCTACTCCATCCAAAGAACTATTAAGTACCCCTGTCAACAAAGCACGAGATCTGTTTAATTCTCTTTCTGCAATTTGTCTTTCTGCAACTTCTTCTCCAAGTATCTGTCTAAATTTTTGTTGCTGTTTCATAGTAGCTAATTGTGCTTTTACCCGAAAAACTACTTCTTCGACAAAAAAAGGCTTTGTAATATAGTCGATTCCGCCGACTTTAAAAGCCTCTAACTTATCAAATTCTGAGTCTAAACCACTTAGAAAGATAATTGGTATATGTTGAGTTGCTTCTTGAGACTTTAAGACACGACAAACTTGATAGCCATCCATCATTGGCAGCATGATATCTAGCAAGATTAAGTCTGGACATTTCGCCTTAATAATAGATAAAGCCATTTCGCCGTCAGTAGCCGAATTGACTTCATATCCGTGACTACTGAGCAAAGATGATAAAAGTCTAATATTGTCTGGCAAATCATCCACTATTAGTATAGATTCTTGTAGCTTTTCGTTATGCTTTGTGCTCATGTACCACGATTGGGTAATGACTTACTTTCCTAGCTTGAATTAAATACATATGTTGACAGATGAAGACAAATTCAATTGAAAGAATTGGACCTAAAATTGTTTCAGTATTAGACACATTAAAACAGTTTCAAAATTGCTTAGCATAGATAGTCACAAAAACATGACTATTAGTTTGTAATCAAACAAGCACATAAACTACATCAATCGTTATCTAAAAAATTTATTCTGTCTTAATAGTCATTTAACATTTTTATATTCTGAGCCTATAGATGATTAATTTATAGAAATTTTGAATATCAGCCAATATAGGAGTCACAGATTACTCCACCGTAAAAGCGGCGAAACCGCTCCCAGGAACCAGTATTTGCTCACGGGAATCCCCTTAAGACCAAACTGCTTTACCGCGTCTGAGTAAAACGCATGACTAAGGCTGAAGCAATATGTATACTCGATAAAAGAGAATGGACATAAGTGGCGAACCCTAAAGGGTGAAGCAGTTTCTTCTTGATGAAGTTGTTCATGGGGGAAACCCCCGCCCTCGACAGTTCCTTCAAGCGGGGGAACCCCGCCAACGGACTGTCTCGCAAGACCACACTTCATCGCTTTAAGCGGGACAAAGGCGTTTGGTTCGCCGCATGTACCCCGCCAACGAACTGCTTCACCGAATCGCCTTGGTGCAGTGACCAT
This genomic window contains:
- a CDS encoding diguanylate cyclase domain-containing protein, with protein sequence MSTKHNEKLQESILIVDDLPDNIRLLSSLLSSHGYEVNSATDGEMALSIIKAKCPDLILLDIMLPMMDGYQVCRVLKSQEATQHIPIIFLSGLDSEFDKLEAFKVGGIDYITKPFFVEEVVFRVKAQLATMKQQQKFRQILGEEVAERQIAERELNRSRALLTGVLNSSLDGVAAFEAIRDRQGQITDFRWLIANPVAAMTVGGTTESLKGKRLFVEESPGHLFDGLFNLFVQVVETCTVLEQEYYYKSSSLTAWFQIVAVKLGDGFAMTFRDISDRKQIEITLKKANLRLTYQANIDSLTQIANRRRFDEYFTQEWSRCARDQEYLSLILCDVDYFKAYNDTYGHQAGDNCLYEVAQAIERAVKRPADIAFRYGGEEFAVILPHTKGQGAITVAEEIQEQIQDLQILHHSSQVDQIISLSLGVSSIIPDTSSSPHTLISAADNALYDAKLKGRNCIIYKPVKSGHC